The Watersipora subatra chromosome 1, tzWatSuba1.1, whole genome shotgun sequence genome has a window encoding:
- the LOC137392618 gene encoding uncharacterized protein, producing MPKFNPPDGFDFFSEKWAEWSRRWGRYRNISKLDQDEQEVQVDSLLYCMGPSSESIFNSLGLSDDDKKDYKKVLEGFNQYFSPKKYVIFERAKFFKRDQMPGESVEQYIRALNELADKCDFGEKRSEQIRDRLVVGITDTDLSREMQKMDIEKLTESTAVAMARQAEQVDRNVRELNATAGDTKAVDAVKRGTDNRDTQQRPKPDTYSGSSKTPTGQASVRQCGRCGHNSHTFGKCPAMNATCHKCHKQEHFARLCKSKPSAVHALEEQDQQPSSSRGSSDNPGHFFLGEINDRTADVEWTKTVKVDKIPIPVRFKLDSGADVSIIPRKLCGSVQLNLPDKSLFAPSNAEIPVLGWFETTLYVNNRKVVEKLYVV from the exons ATGCCGAAATTTAACCCCCCTGATGGGTTCGACTTTTTCTCGGAAAAATGGGCAGAGTGGTCTAGAAGGTGGGGCAGATATCGTAATATCTCCAAACTAGACCAGGATGAACAAGAGGTCCAAGTTGACAGTTTGCTGTATTGTATGGGACCTTCTAGCGAAAGTATATTCAACAGCTTAGGCCTTTCAGATGACGATAAAAAGGACTATAAGAAAGTGCTAGAGGGATTCAACCAGTACTTCTCTCCTAAGAAGTACGTGATATTTGAAAGGGCGAAGTTTTTTAAGCGAGACCAAATGCCGGGTGAGTCAGTGGAACAGTATATACGTGCTCTTAATGAGCTCGCTGACAAGTGTGACTTTGGCGAAAAACGGTCAGAGCAGATACGAGACCGGCTGGTAGTCGGCATTACTGACACGGACTTGAGCAGAGAGATGCAGAAGATGGACATTGAGAAACTGACTGAAAGTACAGCTGTGGCAATGGCTAGACAGGCCGAGCAAGTCGATAGAAACGTACGTGAACTAAACGCAACTGCCGGTGACACCAAAGCAGTGGATGCAGTAAAGCGCGGTACCGATAATCGTGATACTCAGCAACGACCCAAACCTGATACTTATAGTGGTAGTAGCAAAACTCCAACGGGTCAAGCATCTGTGAGACAGTGTGGGCGATGTGGTCATAACTCCCACACATTCGGAAAATGTCCGGCCATGAATGCAACATGCCACAAATGCCACAAGCAGGAGCACTTTGCTCGTTTATGTAAATCCAAACCTAGTGCAGTACATGCCTTGGAGGAACAGGATCAGCAGCCGAGTAGTAGTAGAGGTTCCTCTGATAATCCCGGACATTTTTTCCTCGGAGAAATCAACGACCGGACCGCTGATGTTGAATGGACTAAGACAGTGAAAGTAGACAAAATACCCATACCTGTACGCTTCAAACTGGACTCAGGTGCAGATGTCTCCATTATTCCCCGTAAATTGTGTGGATCAGTGCAATTGAACTTACCAGACAAATCCTTGTTTGCCCCTAGTAATGCTGAAATACCTGTGTTAGGATGGTTTGAAACCACTTTGTATGTAAACAATCGCAAGGTAGTAGAGAAACTCTATGTG GTTTAA